A section of the Halichoerus grypus chromosome 11, mHalGry1.hap1.1, whole genome shotgun sequence genome encodes:
- the B3GAT1 gene encoding galactosylgalactosylxylosylprotein 3-beta-glucuronosyltransferase 1 isoform X3, protein MPKRRDILAIVLIVLPWTLLVTVWHQSTIAPLLTTHKDDGSDPRRDAPPGADPREYCMSDRDIVEVVRTEYVYTRPPPWSDTLPTIHVVTPTYSRPVQKAELTRMANTLLHVPNLHWLVVEDAPRRTPLTARLLRDTGLNYTHLHVETPRNYKLRGDARDPRIPRGTMQRNLALRWLRETFPRNSSQPGVVYFADDDNTYSLELFEEMRSTRRVSVWPVAFVGGLRYEAPRVNGAGKVVGWKTVFDPHRPFAIDMAGFAVNLRLILQRSQAYFKLRGVKGGYQESSLLRELVTLNDLEPKAANCTKILVWHTRTEKPVLVNEGKKGFTDPTVEI, encoded by the exons ATGCCGAAAAGACGGGACATCCTTGCGATCGTCCTCATCGTACTGCCCTGGACGCTGCTAGTCACCGTGTGGCACCAGAGCACCATCGCGCCTCTGCTCACCACGCACAAGG ATGACGGCAGCGACCCCCGGCGCGATGCGCCCCCGGGCGCCGACCCCAGGGAGTACTGCATGTCGGACCGCGACATCGTGGAGGTGGTGCGCACGGAGTACGTGTACACGCGGCCCCCGCCGTGGTCGGACACGCTGCCCACCATCCACGTGGTGACGCCCACCTACAGCCGCCCGGTGCAGAAGGCCGAGCTGACGCGCATGGCCAACACGCTGCTGCACGTGCCCAACCTGCACTGGCTGGTGGTGGAGGACGCACCGCGCCGGACGCCGCTCACCGCGCGCCTGCTGCGCGACACCGGCCTCAACTACACGCATCTGCACGTGGAGACGCCCCGCAACTACAAGCTGCGCGGCGACGCCCGCGACCCGCGCATCCCGCGGGGCACCATGCAGCGCAACCTGGCCCTTCGCTGGCTGCGCGAGACTTTCCCGCGCAACTCCAGCCAACCCGGCGTCGTGTACTTCGCCGACGACGACAACACCTACAGTCTGGAGCTCTTTGAGGAG ATGCGCAGCACCAGGAGGGTGTCTGTGTGGCCCGTTGCCTTCGTTGGTGGCCTTCGGTACGAGGCCCCACGGGTCAACGGGGCAGGGAAGGTGGTCGGCTGGAAGACAGTGTTCGACCCGCACCGACCATTTGCAATAGACATGGCTGGATTTGCTGTCAACCTGAGGCTCATTCTACAGCGTAGCCAGGCCTACTTCAAGCTGCGTGGCGTGAAAGGAGGCTACCAGGAAAGCAGCCTCCTCCGAGAACTTGTTACCCTCAATGACCTGGAGCCCAAGGCAGCGAACTGCACCAAG
- the B3GAT1 gene encoding galactosylgalactosylxylosylprotein 3-beta-glucuronosyltransferase 1 isoform X1, protein MPLDSHPFSVSGLARLCKPASAMGNEELWAQPALEMPKRRDILAIVLIVLPWTLLVTVWHQSTIAPLLTTHKDDGSDPRRDAPPGADPREYCMSDRDIVEVVRTEYVYTRPPPWSDTLPTIHVVTPTYSRPVQKAELTRMANTLLHVPNLHWLVVEDAPRRTPLTARLLRDTGLNYTHLHVETPRNYKLRGDARDPRIPRGTMQRNLALRWLRETFPRNSSQPGVVYFADDDNTYSLELFEEMRSTRRVSVWPVAFVGGLRYEAPRVNGAGKVVGWKTVFDPHRPFAIDMAGFAVNLRLILQRSQAYFKLRGVKGGYQESSLLRELVTLNDLEPKAANCTKILVWHTRTEKPVLVNEGKKGFTDPTVEI, encoded by the exons ATGCCCTTGGACAGCCACCCCTTCTCGGTCTCCGGTCTGGCCAGACTCTGCAAACCTGCTTCCGCAATGG GTAACGAGGAGCTGTGGGCCCAGCCAGCCTTGGAGATGCCGAAAAGACGGGACATCCTTGCGATCGTCCTCATCGTACTGCCCTGGACGCTGCTAGTCACCGTGTGGCACCAGAGCACCATCGCGCCTCTGCTCACCACGCACAAGG ATGACGGCAGCGACCCCCGGCGCGATGCGCCCCCGGGCGCCGACCCCAGGGAGTACTGCATGTCGGACCGCGACATCGTGGAGGTGGTGCGCACGGAGTACGTGTACACGCGGCCCCCGCCGTGGTCGGACACGCTGCCCACCATCCACGTGGTGACGCCCACCTACAGCCGCCCGGTGCAGAAGGCCGAGCTGACGCGCATGGCCAACACGCTGCTGCACGTGCCCAACCTGCACTGGCTGGTGGTGGAGGACGCACCGCGCCGGACGCCGCTCACCGCGCGCCTGCTGCGCGACACCGGCCTCAACTACACGCATCTGCACGTGGAGACGCCCCGCAACTACAAGCTGCGCGGCGACGCCCGCGACCCGCGCATCCCGCGGGGCACCATGCAGCGCAACCTGGCCCTTCGCTGGCTGCGCGAGACTTTCCCGCGCAACTCCAGCCAACCCGGCGTCGTGTACTTCGCCGACGACGACAACACCTACAGTCTGGAGCTCTTTGAGGAG ATGCGCAGCACCAGGAGGGTGTCTGTGTGGCCCGTTGCCTTCGTTGGTGGCCTTCGGTACGAGGCCCCACGGGTCAACGGGGCAGGGAAGGTGGTCGGCTGGAAGACAGTGTTCGACCCGCACCGACCATTTGCAATAGACATGGCTGGATTTGCTGTCAACCTGAGGCTCATTCTACAGCGTAGCCAGGCCTACTTCAAGCTGCGTGGCGTGAAAGGAGGCTACCAGGAAAGCAGCCTCCTCCGAGAACTTGTTACCCTCAATGACCTGGAGCCCAAGGCAGCGAACTGCACCAAG
- the B3GAT1 gene encoding galactosylgalactosylxylosylprotein 3-beta-glucuronosyltransferase 1 isoform X2 yields the protein MPLDSHPFSVSGLARLCKPASAMGNEELWAQPALEMPKRRDILAIVLIVLPWTLLVTVWHQSTIAPLLTTHKDDGSDPRRDAPPGADPREYCMSDRDIVEVVRTEYVYTRPPPWSDTLPTIHVVTPTYSRPVQKAELTRMANTLLHVPNLHWLVVEDAPRRTPLTARLLRDTGLNYTHLHVETPRNYKLRGDARDPRIPRGTMQRNLALRWLRETFPRNSSQPGVVYFADDDNTYSLELFEERSQAYFKLRGVKGGYQESSLLRELVTLNDLEPKAANCTKILVWHTRTEKPVLVNEGKKGFTDPTVEI from the exons ATGCCCTTGGACAGCCACCCCTTCTCGGTCTCCGGTCTGGCCAGACTCTGCAAACCTGCTTCCGCAATGG GTAACGAGGAGCTGTGGGCCCAGCCAGCCTTGGAGATGCCGAAAAGACGGGACATCCTTGCGATCGTCCTCATCGTACTGCCCTGGACGCTGCTAGTCACCGTGTGGCACCAGAGCACCATCGCGCCTCTGCTCACCACGCACAAGG ATGACGGCAGCGACCCCCGGCGCGATGCGCCCCCGGGCGCCGACCCCAGGGAGTACTGCATGTCGGACCGCGACATCGTGGAGGTGGTGCGCACGGAGTACGTGTACACGCGGCCCCCGCCGTGGTCGGACACGCTGCCCACCATCCACGTGGTGACGCCCACCTACAGCCGCCCGGTGCAGAAGGCCGAGCTGACGCGCATGGCCAACACGCTGCTGCACGTGCCCAACCTGCACTGGCTGGTGGTGGAGGACGCACCGCGCCGGACGCCGCTCACCGCGCGCCTGCTGCGCGACACCGGCCTCAACTACACGCATCTGCACGTGGAGACGCCCCGCAACTACAAGCTGCGCGGCGACGCCCGCGACCCGCGCATCCCGCGGGGCACCATGCAGCGCAACCTGGCCCTTCGCTGGCTGCGCGAGACTTTCCCGCGCAACTCCAGCCAACCCGGCGTCGTGTACTTCGCCGACGACGACAACACCTACAGTCTGGAGCTCTTTGAGGAG CGTAGCCAGGCCTACTTCAAGCTGCGTGGCGTGAAAGGAGGCTACCAGGAAAGCAGCCTCCTCCGAGAACTTGTTACCCTCAATGACCTGGAGCCCAAGGCAGCGAACTGCACCAAG